From a region of the Dissulfurirhabdus thermomarina genome:
- a CDS encoding winged helix-turn-helix domain-containing protein — MLQHLITSKARVKILMRLFLNPDQRAYLRELAGEFGLSPGQLSEELKQLQAAGFLEGERNGRQVFYRANRKHPLFAELHSMVRKAFGMDRILDSIIERLGDLEAAYLLDDYAEGKDTGIIDLLLVGRVDQNNLADLVAKTEKYIGRKIRTLVLSGKEWADFGRHIRNRPLLLLWEKR, encoded by the coding sequence ATGCTCCAGCACCTCATCACATCCAAGGCCCGGGTCAAGATCCTGATGCGCCTCTTCCTGAATCCCGACCAGCGGGCCTACCTCCGGGAACTCGCCGGGGAGTTCGGCCTCTCCCCGGGCCAGCTCAGCGAGGAGCTCAAGCAGCTCCAGGCGGCGGGTTTCCTCGAGGGTGAGCGCAACGGCCGCCAGGTCTTCTACCGGGCCAACCGGAAGCATCCCCTCTTCGCCGAGCTCCACTCCATGGTGCGCAAGGCCTTCGGCATGGACCGGATCCTCGACTCCATCATCGAGCGCCTCGGCGACCTCGAGGCGGCCTACCTCCTCGACGACTACGCGGAGGGCAAGGACACGGGCATCATCGACCTGCTCCTCGTGGGCCGGGTGGACCAGAACAACCTCGCCGACCTGGTGGCCAAGACGGAGAAATACATCGGGAGGAAGATAAGGACGCTTGTCCTCTCGGGAAAAGAATGGGCTGACTTCGGCCGACATATCAGGAACCGGCCCTTGCTGCTCTTGTGGGAAAAAAGATGA
- a CDS encoding glycosyltransferase family 2 protein, with product MKEFDVPVSLHIFNRPETIKLVLDALRQVRPKYLYVTADGPRKDNNEDVVNCSKARKIIDDSIDWDCELHKNYSETNKGSYKCTSDGISWVFQNVDEAIILEDDCVPDVSFFMFCKELLERYRNDLRIGMISGNNFITSGMKSYPYSYYFSKYNHIWGWATWKRTWQLVDLDMSSWPEFLTYGFDHVFRSKMEKKYWKRLFNDMYEGRKNHWDYKMFLSMQINNMMTIIPSKNLVTNIGVGHDATNCRSKGPFHCLPVQPMDFPLSHPSGFYKLHFAEEFTERNIFSGSIRLKKRIARKIKEIIPGNIPGLSKR from the coding sequence ATGAAAGAATTTGATGTGCCAGTCTCATTACACATATTTAATAGGCCCGAAACCATTAAATTGGTATTAGACGCCCTCAGACAGGTAAGGCCAAAATATCTATATGTTACGGCTGATGGGCCCCGAAAAGACAATAACGAAGACGTAGTTAATTGCTCAAAAGCGCGAAAAATAATAGACGACTCTATAGACTGGGATTGTGAACTGCACAAAAACTACTCAGAAACTAACAAAGGAAGCTATAAATGCACAAGCGATGGAATATCTTGGGTTTTCCAAAACGTAGACGAAGCGATCATACTGGAAGATGACTGCGTTCCAGACGTATCATTCTTTATGTTTTGCAAAGAACTCCTGGAGAGATATAGAAACGATCTCAGAATCGGGATGATCAGCGGAAACAACTTTATAACTTCAGGCATGAAAAGTTACCCTTATAGCTATTATTTTTCAAAATATAACCATATATGGGGGTGGGCCACATGGAAAAGGACGTGGCAGCTGGTAGACCTTGATATGTCCAGTTGGCCAGAATTCCTCACTTATGGATTTGACCATGTTTTCAGAAGCAAGATGGAAAAGAAATACTGGAAACGATTATTTAACGACATGTATGAAGGAAGAAAGAATCACTGGGATTACAAAATGTTCCTATCGATGCAGATAAATAACATGATGACCATAATTCCATCCAAAAACCTTGTGACAAATATTGGTGTGGGGCACGATGCTACCAATTGTAGGTCCAAAGGGCCATTCCATTGTCTCCCCGTTCAGCCTATGGACTTTCCGCTTAGCCACCCAAGCGGATTTTATAAACTACATTTTGCAGAGGAATTTACAGAAAGAAACATATTTAGTGGAAGCATAAGACTAAAAAAGCGAATTGCCAGAAAAATAAAAGAAATTATTCCTGGAAATATTCCAGGACTAAGCAAGAGGTAG
- a CDS encoding flippase, with the protein MHLVPGPIRHRIEHRPALLKIVDNIGWLFLDKFLRLGLGLLVGVWLARYLGPAQFGLLSFAQAFVGLFAAVATLGLQGIVVRDIVREPESAPLTLGTAAVLQMVSGLVAYLALLAAITWLRADDPLARLIVAILGSSLLFKASEIAVYWFESQVQSKYTVWVQNGICLLSAAAKAAFILARAPLLAFVWVAFAEMFLVAFFLIVAMGWRGPPLSSLRADAARAKMLLKDCWPLVLSSIAVMIYMRIDQVMLGQMVGDEAVGIYSAAVRISEVWYFIPMAVASSVFPSIIEAKKIGEEEYYSRLQKLYDLMALMSVGVALPMTFLAEPLTGLLYGRLYHGAAPVLAIHIWASVFVFLGVASSRWFLVEGKQILTLQKTLLGALCNVGLNFFLIPSYSAIGAAVATFLSQGASAFLSDLLFKETRKMFRMKASSMNLITSISRITRALFRTQK; encoded by the coding sequence TTGCATCTCGTCCCCGGCCCGATTCGGCACCGCATCGAGCATCGCCCCGCACTGCTCAAGATCGTCGACAATATCGGCTGGCTCTTTCTCGACAAGTTCTTGCGCTTGGGGCTGGGGCTGCTGGTGGGGGTCTGGCTGGCGCGCTACCTGGGCCCGGCGCAATTCGGCCTTCTCAGTTTCGCGCAAGCCTTCGTGGGACTCTTCGCCGCCGTGGCCACCCTGGGGCTTCAGGGCATCGTTGTGCGGGACATCGTGCGCGAACCCGAATCCGCCCCGCTCACCCTGGGCACCGCGGCCGTTCTGCAGATGGTCAGCGGCCTCGTCGCCTATCTCGCGCTTCTCGCCGCCATCACCTGGCTACGGGCGGACGACCCTCTTGCGAGGCTCATCGTTGCCATCTTGGGGTCCTCTCTGCTCTTCAAGGCGAGCGAGATCGCCGTCTATTGGTTCGAATCCCAGGTTCAATCCAAGTACACCGTCTGGGTGCAAAACGGCATCTGTCTCCTCTCCGCTGCCGCCAAGGCGGCGTTCATTCTCGCCCGCGCGCCGCTCTTGGCTTTTGTCTGGGTCGCCTTTGCCGAGATGTTTCTGGTCGCGTTTTTCCTGATTGTGGCCATGGGTTGGCGAGGACCGCCCCTGAGCAGTCTGCGTGCCGATGCAGCGCGGGCCAAAATGCTGTTGAAGGACTGCTGGCCATTGGTCCTTTCCAGCATAGCCGTCATGATCTACATGAGAATCGACCAGGTCATGCTGGGGCAGATGGTTGGCGACGAAGCGGTTGGAATCTATAGCGCCGCCGTCCGGATCAGCGAAGTATGGTATTTCATCCCAATGGCTGTTGCATCTTCGGTTTTTCCATCGATCATCGAAGCCAAAAAAATCGGCGAGGAAGAGTACTATTCCCGGCTGCAAAAACTCTACGACCTCATGGCTTTGATGAGTGTCGGCGTGGCGCTTCCGATGACGTTTTTGGCAGAGCCTTTGACCGGCTTGCTTTACGGAAGGCTTTATCACGGGGCCGCTCCGGTGTTGGCGATTCATATCTGGGCTTCAGTCTTTGTCTTCCTGGGGGTTGCAAGCAGCAGGTGGTTTCTTGTCGAGGGAAAACAAATTCTGACTTTGCAAAAAACTCTTTTGGGGGCGCTGTGCAACGTCGGCTTAAATTTCTTTTTGATACCATCCTATTCAGCAATCGGCGCCGCCGTTGCGACGTTTTTATCACAAGGAGCCTCTGCCTTCTTATCAGACTTACTCTTTAAAGAAACACGCAAAATGTTTAGGATGAAAGCATCTTCAATGAATTTGATTACATCAATAAGTAGAATAACAAGAGCTCTTTTCAGAACACAAAAATGA
- a CDS encoding NAD-dependent epimerase/dehydratase family protein codes for MRILVLGGDGFCGWPTALHLSHLGHEIAIVDNLVRRKIDIELECESLTPIRPIGERLKTWKEISGKTIEFYNFNVAKHYHRLLNLIIHWHPDTIIHFAEQRSAPYSMKSSYHKRYTVNNNINATNNILAAIVESNMDIHVVHLGTMGVYGYGSAGMKIPEGYLKIQVQSDGRTIERDILYPPDPGSIYHLTKTQDQLLFAYYNKNDGIRITDLHQGIVWGTQTLETKLDERLINRFDYDGDYGTVLNRFLMQAAISYPLTVHGTGGQTRAFIHIQDTVRCIQIAIENPPKEGERVQVFNQMTETHRIRDLAKMISERTGVPIEYVTNPRNEAEENDLHVENSRFLELGLEPITLNDGLMEEVSDIARKYSYRCDKSKIPCRSFWR; via the coding sequence ATGCGCATATTGGTACTCGGCGGCGATGGCTTTTGCGGCTGGCCCACCGCACTCCACTTATCACATTTAGGGCATGAGATAGCGATTGTAGACAACTTGGTGAGAAGAAAAATTGACATTGAGCTTGAGTGTGAATCACTGACACCAATTCGACCAATAGGCGAACGCCTTAAGACATGGAAAGAAATTTCAGGAAAAACAATTGAGTTCTATAATTTTAACGTAGCAAAGCATTACCACCGGCTACTGAACTTGATCATTCATTGGCACCCAGATACCATCATCCACTTTGCTGAACAGAGATCAGCGCCATACTCAATGAAGAGCAGTTATCACAAACGTTACACAGTAAACAATAACATAAACGCGACTAACAATATACTAGCAGCAATAGTGGAAAGCAATATGGACATACATGTTGTGCACTTGGGAACCATGGGAGTTTATGGATATGGATCAGCAGGAATGAAAATACCAGAGGGTTACCTCAAAATACAAGTTCAGTCTGATGGACGCACAATCGAAAGGGACATCCTTTATCCACCTGACCCAGGAAGCATCTATCACTTAACAAAAACTCAAGACCAATTACTTTTTGCTTATTATAACAAAAATGACGGGATCCGTATTACGGATTTGCACCAAGGCATCGTATGGGGGACCCAAACATTAGAGACAAAACTTGACGAAAGACTCATCAATAGATTTGATTATGATGGTGATTATGGTACGGTTCTCAATCGTTTTTTGATGCAGGCTGCCATTTCTTATCCACTTACGGTTCATGGTACCGGTGGACAAACTCGAGCCTTCATTCATATCCAAGATACAGTTCGATGCATCCAGATTGCAATTGAAAACCCACCCAAAGAAGGCGAACGTGTTCAGGTGTTCAATCAGATGACGGAAACACACCGTATTCGAGATTTGGCAAAGATGATATCTGAACGTACAGGAGTACCAATAGAGTATGTCACCAACCCCAGAAATGAGGCCGAAGAAAACGATCTGCACGTAGAGAATTCTCGCTTTTTAGAGCTCGGACTAGAACCAATAACTTTAAACGACGGCCTAATGGAAGAAGTGTCAGATATTGCCCGCAAGTATTCATACCGATGCGACAAAAGCAAAATCCCTTGCAGATCCTTTTGGCGCTAG
- a CDS encoding YqgE/AlgH family protein produces MMFPPAVRRAFLLGLLAALVPARGPAAAVPWLPGPPLPGRDTRPSAGKLLVAARQLADPNFSETVVLLVKHGPRGTMGLVLNRPTRVPLARVLPKLPPARTKARTVFLGGPVARNSLFLLLRVHAPPGGADPVCPGVALGTRLAVLDAVPAAPFRIYAGCASWAPGQLLAEIRRGDWYLLPARAADVFDPAPEHLWPRLIQRATTTWVLSRPAGPRPALLPLP; encoded by the coding sequence ATGATGTTCCCCCCCGCCGTCCGCCGGGCATTCCTCCTGGGCCTCCTCGCCGCCCTGGTGCCGGCGCGGGGGCCGGCGGCCGCCGTCCCGTGGCTGCCGGGGCCGCCGCTCCCCGGCCGGGACACCCGGCCCTCGGCCGGAAAGCTCCTCGTGGCCGCGCGGCAGCTCGCCGACCCGAACTTCTCCGAGACGGTGGTGCTCCTGGTGAAACACGGCCCCCGGGGCACCATGGGCCTCGTCCTCAATCGGCCCACCCGGGTCCCCCTGGCGCGCGTCCTGCCCAAGCTGCCGCCGGCCAGAACGAAGGCCCGCACCGTCTTCCTCGGCGGCCCGGTGGCTCGAAATTCCCTCTTCCTCCTTCTCCGGGTCCATGCGCCGCCCGGCGGGGCCGACCCGGTCTGCCCGGGTGTCGCCCTCGGGACCCGCCTTGCCGTCCTCGACGCCGTACCGGCCGCCCCCTTCCGGATCTACGCCGGATGCGCGAGCTGGGCACCGGGCCAGCTCCTGGCGGAGATCCGGCGCGGAGACTGGTACCTCCTCCCGGCCCGGGCCGCGGACGTCTTCGACCCGGCCCCGGAGCACCTCTGGCCCCGCCTCATCCAGCGGGCCACCACCACCTGGGTCCTGAGCCGCCCGGCCGGCCCCCGCCCCGCCCTCCTGCCCCTCCCCTGA